From the Ferviditalea candida genome, one window contains:
- a CDS encoding AMP-binding enzyme — protein sequence MIVSAGENVYPFEVEQVLRTHPQVEDAAVIGIRDVHFGQRLKAFVLLAPYAETTKEKLFEWLRARMARFQLPKEIIFVDHLPYTSLGKPDKKLLN from the coding sequence ATGATTGTATCGGCGGGGGAAAATGTCTATCCCTTTGAAGTGGAGCAAGTCCTTCGCACTCATCCGCAAGTAGAGGATGCGGCCGTGATCGGGATTCGCGACGTGCATTTTGGACAGCGGTTGAAAGCTTTTGTCCTGCTGGCCCCTTATGCGGAAACGACAAAGGAAAAGCTTTTTGAATGGCTGCGCGCAAGAATGGCGCGTTTTCAGCTGCCGAAAGAAATCATCTTTGTCGATCATCTGCCGTATACCTCATTGGGGAAACCGGATAAAAAGCTGCTGAATTAA
- the prli42 gene encoding stressosome-associated protein Prli42 — protein sequence MRNNSLLFKIVVYIMLASMLLSTILFAFGTAFG from the coding sequence GTGAGAAACAACAGCCTGCTTTTTAAAATTGTTGTTTACATCATGCTGGCATCCATGCTTCTCTCTACGATTCTGTTTGCCTTCGGAACGGCCTTCGGCTGA
- a CDS encoding M20/M25/M40 family metallo-hydrolase, with protein MIDKERLVEQFMQLVQVDSETKQEQEIGGALKALFGSLGLKVFEDDTKEKTGHGSGNLIFTMEASEGMEEADVLFFTSHMDTVRPGKGIKPRLDEEGFIRSDGTTILGSDDKAGIAVMLEAIRAIAENNVPHGKIQFVITAGEESGLVGSRAMDKRHMQAKFGYALDSNGAIGEICVAAPTQAKIDVTIIGKSAHAGVNPEDGISAIQVASKAISRMPLGRIDKDTTANIGRFEGGLETNIVCETVHIAAEARSVIHEKMERQVQAMKEAFEKTAEEFGARAQFSHSVIYPAYKLEADDPVVQIAFKAFEKLGIQTKTFQSGGGSDANVFNGMGIPTVNLAVGYRNIHTTKEHIHSDDLVKLAEAVIAIVQEASAFKS; from the coding sequence ATGATCGACAAAGAGCGTCTGGTGGAACAATTTATGCAGCTTGTCCAAGTGGACAGCGAGACGAAGCAGGAGCAGGAAATCGGCGGCGCGCTGAAGGCGCTGTTCGGCAGCCTTGGCCTGAAGGTGTTTGAGGACGATACGAAGGAAAAAACGGGACACGGCTCGGGAAACCTGATTTTCACCATGGAAGCCAGCGAGGGAATGGAAGAGGCCGATGTTCTGTTTTTCACCTCCCATATGGATACGGTAAGGCCGGGCAAAGGGATCAAGCCAAGACTGGATGAGGAAGGGTTCATCCGCAGCGACGGGACGACGATTCTCGGAAGCGACGACAAAGCGGGAATTGCCGTGATGCTGGAAGCGATCCGTGCGATCGCGGAGAACAACGTGCCCCACGGCAAAATCCAGTTTGTCATTACGGCGGGCGAGGAATCCGGGCTTGTCGGCTCAAGGGCGATGGACAAAAGGCACATGCAGGCGAAATTCGGGTATGCGCTGGATTCCAACGGCGCGATCGGGGAAATATGCGTCGCCGCGCCGACCCAGGCGAAAATCGATGTGACGATCATCGGCAAGTCCGCACACGCCGGAGTGAATCCGGAGGATGGGATCAGCGCCATCCAAGTGGCGTCCAAGGCGATTTCGCGCATGCCGCTTGGCCGGATCGACAAGGATACGACGGCAAACATCGGCAGGTTTGAAGGCGGCCTTGAAACCAATATCGTTTGCGAAACCGTACATATTGCCGCGGAGGCCAGAAGCGTGATCCATGAAAAAATGGAACGTCAGGTTCAAGCCATGAAGGAAGCGTTCGAGAAAACCGCGGAAGAGTTTGGTGCCAGGGCGCAATTCAGCCACAGCGTGATTTATCCGGCCTACAAGCTGGAAGCGGACGATCCGGTGGTGCAAATAGCCTTCAAGGCGTTCGAAAAGCTCGGCATTCAAACCAAAACGTTTCAATCCGGCGGCGGGAGCGATGCCAACGTATTCAACGGCATGGGCATTCCAACCGTCAATCTGGCGGTCGGCTACCGGAACATCCATACGACTAAGGAGCATATTCATTCCGACGACCTCGTGAAATTGGCCGAAGCCGTCATCGCCATCGTGCAGGAAGCGTCGGCATTCAAGTCATAG
- a CDS encoding DUF3866 family protein has translation MIYWDTGTVVAIVSSRESVQELEIAMRGGSGAKARAIHYTDAFGPVGLGDTVVLNTTAVQLDLGTGGRHFVLSVLRPLHGSEVAAEEAAALKARTIEERKGHLMKLRYTPLQRSVLAAEEQASPHHGLFQDSFDLEGMPVLIGELHSMLPAAVCWLRHAHAVGADGGSDDAHGGKKPLRIVYIMSDGGALPIAYSRHVSSMRERGWLAGTVTFGHAYGGDVEAINKFTALIAAKRVLKADVAIVAMGPGIAGTGTPLGHTGVEVGELVNAAAALGGKPVVMPRISFAESRDRHRGISHHLLHSLSLIALREAALPLPDSLNGHHKQLIREQLESSGLHQKHRIVWVRNINRQEIARSQESYPLPVTTMGRGLAEDPGFFLGVCSAAQYVLDGMPSES, from the coding sequence GTGATTTACTGGGACACTGGCACAGTAGTTGCCATCGTTTCATCCCGGGAGAGCGTTCAGGAGCTTGAAATCGCCATGCGCGGCGGAAGCGGGGCCAAGGCTAGGGCGATTCATTATACGGATGCATTCGGACCCGTCGGTCTCGGGGATACTGTTGTGCTGAACACGACAGCGGTGCAGCTGGATTTGGGCACGGGAGGGAGGCATTTTGTTCTGTCGGTGCTTCGGCCGCTGCATGGATCGGAGGTGGCGGCAGAGGAAGCCGCAGCCTTGAAGGCGCGGACCATAGAGGAGCGAAAGGGACATCTCATGAAGCTGAGATATACACCCCTGCAGCGCTCGGTATTGGCCGCAGAGGAACAAGCCAGCCCGCATCACGGACTGTTTCAGGACAGCTTCGATCTGGAAGGGATGCCGGTGCTGATCGGGGAGTTGCACAGCATGCTGCCGGCGGCGGTATGCTGGCTTCGGCATGCGCATGCAGTCGGTGCAGACGGCGGTTCCGACGATGCCCACGGCGGCAAAAAACCGCTCAGAATCGTCTATATCATGAGCGACGGGGGCGCGTTGCCGATCGCATACAGCCGTCATGTGAGCTCGATGCGCGAACGCGGCTGGCTGGCCGGGACGGTAACGTTCGGCCACGCTTACGGTGGAGATGTCGAAGCGATCAATAAGTTTACGGCTTTGATCGCGGCCAAGCGCGTACTCAAAGCGGACGTCGCCATTGTTGCGATGGGACCGGGAATCGCCGGCACGGGAACACCGCTCGGACATACCGGCGTGGAGGTGGGCGAATTGGTGAATGCGGCCGCCGCCCTTGGCGGCAAACCGGTCGTGATGCCGCGCATCAGCTTTGCCGAAAGCCGGGATCGGCACCGGGGCATAAGCCATCATCTGCTGCACTCGCTTTCCCTGATTGCCCTGCGGGAAGCGGCGCTGCCGCTGCCGGATTCGCTGAACGGCCATCACAAGCAGCTGATCCGAGAACAGCTCGAAAGCAGCGGTCTTCATCAGAAGCACCGCATCGTCTGGGTCCGGAACATCAATCGGCAGGAAATTGCCCGGAGCCAGGAGAGCTATCCGCTGCCGGTGACGACAATGGGCAGAGGCTTGGCTGAGGACCCGGGCTTTTTTCTCGGGGTTTGCTCGGCCGCCCAGTACGTTCTGGACGGAATGCCTTCGGAAAGCTAG
- the mciZ gene encoding Z-ring formation inhibitor MciZ, which produces MKTYVSDNQLRLVGKAYEIRHYLRAAKKREAFGQTPMSQWIQSEKSRRGFRR; this is translated from the coding sequence ATGAAAACCTATGTCTCCGACAATCAACTCCGCCTCGTGGGCAAGGCCTACGAAATCCGGCATTACCTCCGTGCGGCCAAAAAGCGCGAAGCATTCGGACAAACCCCGATGAGCCAATGGATTCAAAGCGAAAAATCGCGCAGAGGCTTCCGCCGCTAG
- a CDS encoding NUDIX domain-containing protein — translation MKDRKFEEVTLRTEEIYKGRVISLQVDHVRLPNGETATREIVKHPGAVGILALHEGRMIVVEQYRKALGKNQVEIPAGKLDAGEDPLEAARRELEEETGFHCGKLEHVSSFYTSPGFADEILHLYWAGDLQKGEMNLDEDEFLDCFEITLDQAKALIGEGRISDAKTIAAVYAWQLYELTGRFA, via the coding sequence ATGAAGGATCGGAAATTTGAAGAAGTTACCCTGCGCACGGAGGAAATATACAAGGGCAGGGTCATTTCGCTGCAGGTCGACCATGTCCGGCTTCCCAACGGGGAAACGGCGACGCGTGAAATCGTCAAGCATCCCGGAGCGGTCGGCATTCTCGCTCTGCACGAAGGCAGAATGATCGTTGTCGAGCAATACCGGAAGGCGCTCGGCAAAAACCAGGTGGAAATTCCGGCGGGAAAGCTGGATGCGGGAGAGGACCCTTTGGAAGCGGCCCGCAGGGAATTGGAGGAGGAAACGGGATTCCACTGCGGCAAACTGGAGCATGTCAGCTCCTTCTACACTTCACCGGGCTTCGCGGATGAAATCTTGCATCTTTATTGGGCGGGGGATTTGCAAAAAGGCGAAATGAATTTGGACGAGGACGAGTTTCTGGACTGCTTCGAAATTACGCTGGATCAGGCCAAGGCGCTGATCGGGGAAGGGAGAATCAGCGACGCCAAAACGATTGCGGCCGTTTACGCATGGCAGCTGTATGAATTGACAGGGAGGTTTGCATAG